From a region of the Triticum aestivum cultivar Chinese Spring chromosome 7D, IWGSC CS RefSeq v2.1, whole genome shotgun sequence genome:
- the LOC123170119 gene encoding uncharacterized protein has product MLPSTIGDCQVLRKSFISQSSLCLRETESRILVVKSVRKRQKIVAQAQSQKGALDKFVVKEFPLNSENQTPNIVLEKISMKILKISFQEILDGFCFLVEHEMVTSFCSESVYDEKGNLLEEKPADSLDAAARKKISTVRNKLEDLIQRAKQSDEGMDFLVASVLSIEEPLNQMVPNAVKHTRQEEYEAFIGCNIPTQVDIHPPNDAHLVGRCKRIKRGKEMNGEKQKEKNKEAKAKVACLCKTCNQIGFHGSRNCPTKKGQGKEAMNVQPILPNGAAS; this is encoded by the exons ATGCTGCCTTCCACCATCGGCGACTGCCAGGTGCTTAG GAAGTCGTTTATTTCTCAATCCTCGTTATGTCTTCGAGAAACAGAAAGCAGGATTCTGGTTGTAAAAAGTGTAAGAAAAAGGCAAAAGATAGTAGCGCAAGCTCAATCTCAAAAGGGTGCTCTTGACAAATTTGTTGTGAAAGAATTTCCGTTAAATTCTGAAAATCAAACTCCCAATATTGTCTTGGAGAAGATTAGTATGAAGATATTGAAGATCTCATTTCAAGAAATACTAGATGGATTCTGCTTTTTGGTAGAACATGAG ATGGTCACATCATTTTGTAGTGAGAGTGTTTACGATGAAAaagggaaccttctagaagaaAAGCCCGCCGATTCCTTGGATGCAGCTGCGAGGAAGAAGATTTCAACAGTGCGAAACAAGTTGGAAGATCTAATTCAAAGAGCCAAGCAATCAGATGAAGGCATGGACTTTTTGGTAGCAAGTGTTCTGAGCATTGAGGAGCCTCTGAACCAAATGGTTCCTAATGCAGTCAAGCACACTAGGCAAGAGGAATACGAGGCGTTTATTGGTTGCAACATTCCTACTCAAGTTGACATACACCCGCCAAATGATGCTCATTTGGTAGGGAGATGTAAAAGAATAAAAAGAGGAAAGGAAATGAACGGGGAAAAACAAAAGGAGAAGAACAAAGAAGCCAAGGCCAAGGTTGCATGCTTGTGCAAGACATGCAACCAAATAGGTTTTCATGGTAGTCGCAATTGTCCAACCAAAAAAGGTCAAGGAAAAGAAGCCATGAATGTGCAACCCATTCTTCCAAATGGTGCAGCATCATAG